In Spirosoma aureum, a single genomic region encodes these proteins:
- a CDS encoding SDR family oxidoreductase, which produces MNVENKTIIISGASRGIGRATALLLAQHGANVVATARNADDLKQLEVTATEGSVRGKIVTVPGDVANEADMAEVVKAALDQFRRIDVVINNAGYGVFKNVDEITVSEWDDLMATNVKGTFILTKAALPSMKAHGSGHIVVVASDVAKRTFAGGSLYTASKYAQEAFMGALRKEVRPFGIKVTGVYSGLVDSHFHEKGHGHETSQNWLKNEDMAESMLFIVSRPAHVVIDEFMVHPLEQEY; this is translated from the coding sequence ATGAACGTCGAAAACAAAACCATTATTATTTCAGGGGCATCGCGGGGTATTGGCCGGGCAACGGCTTTATTGCTGGCCCAGCACGGTGCCAATGTTGTTGCTACCGCCCGTAATGCTGACGATCTTAAACAACTCGAAGTGACGGCGACCGAAGGCTCTGTTCGGGGAAAGATCGTAACAGTTCCGGGCGATGTCGCCAATGAAGCCGATATGGCCGAAGTCGTTAAGGCCGCGCTCGATCAGTTCAGGCGCATTGATGTTGTGATCAACAACGCAGGGTATGGGGTTTTCAAAAACGTCGATGAAATCACGGTCAGTGAGTGGGATGACCTGATGGCTACCAACGTGAAAGGGACGTTTATTCTGACAAAGGCTGCGCTTCCGTCGATGAAAGCACATGGCTCCGGTCATATTGTTGTCGTGGCATCGGATGTAGCCAAGCGGACCTTCGCGGGTGGATCGCTCTACACGGCCAGCAAGTACGCGCAGGAAGCGTTTATGGGGGCGTTGCGTAAGGAAGTCCGGCCGTTTGGTATTAAAGTGACGGGCGTTTATTCGGGCCTGGTCGATTCGCACTTCCACGAAAAAGGTCATGGTCACGAAACGTCACAAAACTGGCTCAAAAACGAAGACATGGCCGAATCGATGCTGTTCATCGTCAGCCGCCCGGCTCACGTTGTGATTGATGAATTTATGGTACATCCGCTGGAGCAGGAGTATTGA
- a CDS encoding tryptophan 2,3-dioxygenase family protein gives MHESLTDKLNQLEQKFAAMGQDMASYLEGLLQADYLTYWDYIHLETLLSLQNPKTAYPDELIFVTYHQITELYFKLILHEIDQIAHAEPLTADFFVARMGRLNRYFTLLEESFSVMITGMERDQFLKFRMALLPSSGFQSVQFRQIEIVSTDFRNLLIAAPEEPAYISDLYEFMYWKLGATELATQQKTLTLRQFDQHNSSHLIRLAEDYQFKNVLHRYQKLEHDGQSTSELVTALREYDWRVNVRWKLAHLRSAVQYLHKQPEDIRATGGTNWQTYLPPRQQQIVFFPELWTEDELSNWGQSTSPPEPL, from the coding sequence ATGCACGAATCACTAACCGACAAACTAAATCAGCTCGAGCAGAAATTTGCGGCTATGGGGCAGGATATGGCGTCATACCTCGAAGGGTTGCTCCAGGCCGATTACCTGACCTATTGGGACTACATCCACCTCGAAACGCTGCTGTCTCTGCAAAACCCCAAAACAGCCTACCCCGACGAGTTGATCTTCGTTACCTATCATCAGATTACCGAATTATACTTCAAGCTTATTCTGCACGAAATTGACCAGATCGCTCATGCCGAGCCGTTGACCGCTGATTTTTTCGTTGCCCGAATGGGGAGACTGAACCGTTATTTTACCCTGCTGGAAGAATCGTTCAGCGTTATGATTACGGGTATGGAACGCGACCAGTTTCTGAAATTCAGAATGGCGCTTTTGCCATCGAGTGGGTTTCAGTCGGTGCAGTTCCGGCAGATCGAGATCGTATCGACTGACTTCCGAAACCTGTTGATCGCTGCTCCTGAGGAACCAGCGTATATTTCGGATCTGTATGAGTTTATGTACTGGAAACTGGGAGCTACTGAGCTGGCAACTCAGCAAAAAACGCTTACCCTCCGACAGTTCGATCAACACAATAGCTCGCATCTGATTCGGCTCGCAGAAGACTATCAATTCAAAAACGTACTCCATCGTTATCAAAAACTGGAACATGATGGGCAAAGTACATCTGAATTAGTCACAGCACTGCGTGAATATGACTGGCGGGTAAATGTGCGCTGGAAATTGGCCCATTTGCGATCGGCGGTGCAATACCTGCACAAACAACCGGAAGACATCCGTGCTACGGGCGGAACGAACTGGCAAACGTACCTGCCGCCCAGACAACAGCAAATCGTTTTCTTTCCAGAACTCTGGACAGAAGACGAATTAAGTAACTGGGGTCAGTCGACAAGCCCGCCCGAACCATTATAA
- a CDS encoding TonB-dependent receptor: MKLFFLFISIGLMGRLAYAQPTPNRIIRGSVIDADNRKPIPFGTITLIGSTKGALTDARGQFSLSIKADSLTHKLVISCVGFQSDTLLIQPGTDSYSVDMLPNTNTLNEVVVTGVTRGTLLRQNPVAVLAISRRAIEGTASSNIIDVLVKNAPGLNAVKTGPNISKPFIRGLGYNRVLTLYDGVRQEGQQWGDEHGIEVDNYNIDRAEVIKGPASLMYGSDALAGVVSMMPNYPKDTEGKIKVGIVTEYQSNNRLLGESMSLASGGARWAWNLRGSLRAATNYQNKIDGRVYNTGFSEKTLTAMLGYSGQRGYSRFGASLYDNLQGIPDGSRDSLTRQFTKQVAESGLDDIQNRPIVPASDLSPYKLGPLHQRIQHYRLHTNNHYQIGNGEIDVLLAFQQNVRREYNHPTQPDQPGLYVRLNTLNYGVRYNLPTLSNISTTVGVNGMYQSNKNKNGTNFPIPDYTLFDVGTFVFLKWQVDKLTLSGGARYDQRQLRGDDFYVRANVRDGFDEHVTLPDTAGATLQFPRLHQSFTGVSMSVGLTYEFSDKLALKANIARGYRAPSITEIASNGLDPGAHIVYMGNRNFKPEFSLQEDIGLTLTLPDVNVGVSVFNNYIQNYISLAQLVDAQGNPVVIVPGNKTFQYQQASAQLYGFETQFSIHPTGWRGFSFDNSIAVVYGFNRGSRFAETGVHGEYLPFIPPLRISTGVSQLIPTKSQWLSELTVKADVDHNARQDRYLGLNNTETATAAYTLVNAGIDGAIHIGQNRPALRVLFQVNNLFDVAYQSNLSRLKYFEYFTHSPNGHLGIYGMGRNMCVKVTIPFN; this comes from the coding sequence ATGAAATTATTTTTCCTGTTCATTAGCATAGGGCTAATGGGAAGGCTTGCATATGCACAGCCAACTCCCAATCGAATTATTCGCGGATCGGTGATTGATGCCGATAACCGGAAGCCAATTCCTTTTGGTACAATTACCCTCATCGGAAGCACAAAAGGAGCTTTGACCGATGCCAGAGGCCAATTTTCATTATCGATAAAAGCTGATTCGTTAACTCATAAACTGGTTATTTCCTGCGTCGGCTTTCAATCGGATACGTTACTGATCCAACCCGGCACCGATTCGTATTCGGTCGACATGCTGCCCAATACAAACACACTCAATGAGGTAGTCGTTACGGGTGTTACGCGGGGCACACTGCTTCGCCAAAATCCAGTGGCCGTTCTCGCTATTTCGCGCCGGGCAATCGAAGGCACTGCCAGTAGTAATATTATCGATGTACTCGTTAAGAATGCCCCCGGTTTGAACGCGGTTAAAACCGGGCCTAATATCTCAAAACCCTTTATTCGGGGACTAGGCTATAACCGGGTCCTGACACTCTACGATGGCGTTCGGCAGGAAGGCCAGCAATGGGGTGATGAACACGGTATTGAGGTCGATAATTACAATATTGACCGCGCTGAAGTCATTAAAGGGCCAGCCAGCCTGATGTATGGCTCCGATGCGCTGGCGGGTGTGGTCAGTATGATGCCGAACTATCCGAAAGACACAGAAGGGAAAATCAAAGTAGGCATTGTGACTGAATACCAGTCGAATAACCGATTGCTGGGTGAGTCGATGAGTTTAGCATCCGGTGGAGCTCGCTGGGCCTGGAATCTGCGTGGTTCGCTACGGGCCGCTACGAATTATCAGAATAAAATCGACGGGCGCGTCTATAACACCGGGTTTTCGGAAAAAACGCTGACGGCAATGCTAGGCTATTCGGGGCAACGCGGCTACTCGCGCTTCGGGGCTTCACTCTACGACAATTTGCAGGGTATTCCAGACGGAAGCCGTGATTCGCTGACCCGTCAATTTACGAAGCAGGTCGCCGAATCGGGCCTGGATGATATTCAAAATCGGCCTATTGTGCCAGCCAGCGATCTGTCTCCGTATAAGCTTGGCCCGCTACATCAGCGTATTCAGCACTACCGGCTCCATACCAACAATCACTACCAGATCGGTAACGGCGAAATCGATGTATTGCTGGCCTTCCAGCAAAACGTACGTCGGGAATACAACCACCCTACGCAACCTGATCAGCCGGGGCTATATGTACGCCTGAATACCCTCAACTATGGTGTTCGCTACAACCTGCCTACCCTGTCGAACATTTCGACTACAGTGGGGGTAAACGGTATGTATCAGAGCAATAAAAACAAGAATGGCACCAACTTCCCGATTCCAGACTATACGCTCTTCGATGTCGGCACGTTCGTTTTCCTGAAATGGCAGGTAGATAAACTGACCTTGAGCGGGGGTGCTCGTTATGACCAGCGTCAGCTACGTGGCGATGATTTTTACGTTCGTGCCAATGTTCGGGATGGCTTCGATGAGCATGTTACCCTCCCCGATACAGCCGGGGCAACCTTACAATTCCCTCGTTTGCATCAGTCCTTTACCGGTGTTTCAATGAGCGTGGGGCTCACCTATGAGTTCTCCGACAAACTGGCTCTAAAAGCCAATATTGCACGGGGTTATCGGGCACCCAGCATTACCGAAATTGCATCGAATGGGCTCGATCCCGGTGCCCACATTGTGTATATGGGAAACCGAAATTTCAAACCCGAATTCAGCTTACAGGAAGATATTGGCCTGACGCTCACCCTTCCCGATGTGAATGTGGGGGTCAGTGTATTCAACAACTACATTCAGAACTACATATCGCTGGCGCAGTTAGTTGATGCACAAGGCAACCCGGTGGTCATTGTGCCGGGGAACAAAACGTTTCAGTATCAGCAGGCATCGGCACAACTTTATGGGTTCGAAACCCAGTTCAGTATTCATCCAACCGGCTGGCGGGGCTTCAGTTTCGATAATAGTATAGCTGTTGTCTATGGTTTCAATCGTGGGAGCCGTTTTGCAGAAACGGGCGTACATGGTGAATATTTACCTTTTATTCCTCCGCTGCGCATCTCGACGGGTGTTAGTCAGCTCATTCCGACGAAAAGTCAGTGGCTCTCGGAACTGACGGTTAAAGCGGATGTCGATCACAATGCCCGTCAGGATCGGTATCTGGGCCTGAACAATACCGAAACAGCCACAGCAGCCTATACGCTCGTCAATGCCGGGATCGATGGTGCGATTCATATTGGCCAGAACCGGCCCGCGCTACGCGTTTTGTTCCAGGTCAATAATTTGTTCGATGTTGCTTATCAGTCCAATCTGAGCCGATTGAAGTATTTCGAATACTTTACGCATTCGCCCAATGGGCATCTGGGCATATACGGCATGGGCCGGAACATGTGTGTGAAAGTAACAATTCCGTTTAACTGA
- a CDS encoding YdeI/OmpD-associated family protein → MPTFTTILQKFDKKGEKTGWTYIELPIDVTDVLKPGQKTSFRVKGTLDNLEIKQVALIPMGRSGDSEGAFIMPVNATMRRSIRKEEGASVRITIDVDDSPLPLSADFLACLQDDPDAFKFFETLPKGHQNYFSKWIEDAKTTETKANRITKALRGLSMGMGYGEMIRYFKNQQ, encoded by the coding sequence GTTTACAACCATTCTTCAGAAGTTTGACAAAAAAGGCGAGAAAACCGGCTGGACATACATCGAACTGCCGATTGATGTGACGGATGTGCTAAAACCCGGACAGAAAACGTCTTTTCGGGTTAAAGGAACGCTGGATAATCTGGAAATTAAACAGGTAGCCCTGATCCCGATGGGGCGATCGGGCGATTCGGAAGGGGCGTTTATTATGCCCGTTAACGCAACCATGCGCCGTAGTATTCGGAAAGAAGAAGGCGCATCGGTGCGGATTACCATTGATGTAGACGATTCGCCGTTACCCTTATCCGCCGACTTTCTGGCGTGTTTGCAGGATGATCCTGATGCATTCAAATTCTTTGAAACGTTGCCCAAAGGCCACCAGAACTACTTCAGCAAATGGATCGAAGACGCCAAAACTACCGAAACCAAAGCCAATCGCATTACCAAAGCCTTGAGGGGATTGTCGATGGGAATGGGGTATGGTGAGATGATTCGATACTTTAAAAATCAGCAGTAA